Proteins encoded by one window of Acetivibrio thermocellus ATCC 27405:
- a CDS encoding D-alanine--D-alanine ligase yields MGDKKRVLVIFGGQSSEHEVSRISATSILKNINLDKFDVSMIGITKDGKWLYYDGPIDKIPSGEWEEIALKDGTRSIADRVSLFDNIISCKNNACGLEKASENEKSKKIDVVFPVLHGCNGEDGTIQGLFELAGIPYVGCGVLASAVGMDKIYAKIIFEKAGIPQADYLYFTRKEIYGDVEGVVDKIEEKFSYPVFVKPSNAGSSVGVSKAHDKNELKEALIYAARYDRKVLIEEFINGREVECAVLGNDDPVASTVGEIIPGNEFYDYKAKYIENTSKIKIPADLPEETVEQIRNYAVKAFKALDCSGLARVDFFVHKETGKVYINEINTMPGFTSISMYPMLWEESGISYPELIEKLIDLAVQRYNDNLKEYDE; encoded by the coding sequence ATGGGCGATAAAAAAAGAGTACTGGTTATTTTTGGCGGACAATCGTCGGAACACGAAGTTTCAAGAATATCGGCAACATCCATACTGAAGAACATTAATTTGGATAAATTCGATGTTTCAATGATAGGAATCACAAAAGACGGAAAGTGGCTTTATTATGACGGGCCTATTGATAAAATTCCTTCCGGAGAGTGGGAGGAAATCGCACTGAAAGATGGGACAAGAAGTATTGCCGACAGAGTGAGCCTGTTCGACAACATAATAAGTTGCAAAAATAACGCATGCGGCCTTGAAAAGGCCTCAGAGAACGAAAAAAGCAAAAAGATAGATGTGGTTTTTCCGGTTCTGCACGGCTGCAACGGTGAAGACGGGACCATCCAGGGACTTTTTGAACTGGCGGGCATTCCTTATGTGGGCTGCGGTGTGCTGGCTTCAGCAGTCGGAATGGATAAGATTTATGCAAAGATAATTTTTGAAAAAGCCGGAATACCCCAGGCGGATTATCTGTATTTCACAAGAAAAGAAATTTACGGGGATGTTGAGGGTGTGGTTGACAAAATAGAGGAGAAATTTTCATATCCTGTATTTGTAAAACCGTCCAATGCCGGTTCTTCCGTAGGTGTGTCAAAGGCGCATGATAAAAATGAGCTTAAAGAGGCATTGATTTATGCCGCCAGGTATGATAGAAAAGTACTGATTGAGGAATTTATCAACGGAAGAGAAGTTGAGTGTGCCGTGCTGGGGAATGATGATCCTGTGGCATCAACGGTGGGAGAAATCATTCCGGGAAATGAATTTTACGACTACAAGGCAAAATACATTGAAAATACTTCCAAAATAAAAATTCCCGCGGATCTTCCAGAAGAGACCGTGGAACAAATAAGAAATTATGCAGTAAAGGCATTCAAGGCTTTGGATTGTTCGGGACTTGCAAGAGTTGACTTTTTTGTGCACAAGGAAACCGGAAAAGTTTATATAAATGAAATTAATACAATGCCGGGATTTACAAGTATAAGCATGTATCCCATGCTTTGGGAGGAATCCGGCATTTCCTATCCGGAACTTATTGAAAAGCTGATTGACTTGGCTGTTCAAAGATACAATGACAATCTCAAAGAATATGATGAGTAG
- the mgtE gene encoding magnesium transporter gives MKEMILELIEQGKYAEVRNKITEMNEVDIAQLLEETDKHKLLVIFRILPKDVAAGVFSYISYELQRYIVESITDSEIKNILDELFLDDTIDFLEEMPSNIVKRVLKNADETTRKLINQFLNYPENSAGSIMTIEYVDLKKEMTVKQALQHIKETGIDKETIDTCYILDDSRKLEGVISIRKLILSDESVVIKDIMDADVIYVNTHDKQEEIAALFKKYDFLSMPVVDNERRLVGIVTIDDIVDVIEQENTEDFQKMAAIQPSEKEYLKTNALVLAKHRITWLLVLMLSATFTGNIIKKFDEVLQSIVILASFIPMLMNTGGNAGSQSSALIIRGLSLGEIRARDFLKVLWKEIQVSCIVGVVLAAVNFVRIYYFEKAGFLVSATVCLTLFFTIMLAKVIGGLLPIMAKKLKLDPAIMAGPLITTVVDAVTLTIYFTIATWLLDI, from the coding sequence ATGAAAGAAATGATTCTGGAGCTCATTGAACAAGGCAAATATGCCGAAGTGAGAAACAAAATTACTGAAATGAATGAAGTTGACATTGCCCAACTTTTGGAAGAGACGGACAAGCATAAGCTGCTGGTGATATTCAGGATATTGCCAAAGGATGTTGCTGCCGGGGTCTTTTCGTATATATCATATGAATTACAGAGATATATTGTTGAATCCATTACCGACAGCGAAATAAAGAACATTTTGGATGAATTGTTCCTGGACGATACAATTGACTTTTTGGAGGAAATGCCTTCAAACATTGTAAAAAGGGTTCTTAAGAACGCGGATGAAACAACGAGAAAGCTTATAAACCAGTTTTTGAACTATCCTGAAAACTCGGCCGGGAGCATAATGACCATAGAGTATGTCGACTTGAAAAAGGAAATGACGGTAAAACAGGCTTTGCAGCATATCAAGGAGACAGGGATAGACAAAGAGACGATTGATACTTGCTATATTTTGGATGACTCCAGAAAACTTGAAGGTGTAATATCAATCAGAAAGCTGATATTAAGTGACGAGTCCGTGGTAATTAAAGACATCATGGATGCAGATGTAATATATGTAAACACACATGACAAGCAGGAAGAAATTGCAGCATTGTTTAAAAAATATGATTTTCTTTCCATGCCTGTGGTTGATAATGAACGAAGACTGGTCGGTATAGTGACAATAGATGATATTGTGGATGTTATTGAGCAGGAAAATACTGAAGATTTCCAGAAAATGGCGGCCATTCAGCCTTCCGAAAAAGAGTATTTGAAGACAAACGCGTTGGTATTGGCCAAGCACAGAATCACATGGCTTTTGGTATTGATGCTTTCTGCAACTTTTACGGGCAATATTATAAAAAAATTTGATGAAGTATTGCAATCAATTGTTATACTGGCTTCTTTCATCCCGATGCTCATGAATACCGGTGGAAATGCCGGTTCCCAGTCATCGGCACTTATAATCAGGGGCCTGTCCTTGGGAGAAATAAGAGCGAGGGATTTTTTAAAGGTTTTATGGAAAGAAATTCAGGTAAGCTGCATTGTAGGAGTAGTTTTAGCTGCTGTGAATTTTGTAAGAATATATTATTTTGAAAAAGCAGGTTTTCTAGTGTCCGCAACCGTATGTCTAACCTTGTTTTTTACGATTATGTTGGCGAAAGTCATCGGAGGGCTGCTTCCCATCATGGCAAAGAAACTTAAACTTGACCCTGCGATTATGGCAGGTCCGCTGATAACAACCGTGGTTGATGCGGTAACTCTTACCATATATTTTACCATAGCAACGTGGTTGTTGGACATATAA
- a CDS encoding RDD family protein, whose translation MTVSGVLRRYFAWLIDSIILAGLTFGLTMFLEALGVGVPLNELVQAMIRKTEQSLEVINSFQLEVWAIYAVLFFIYEIVFVASSLSATPGKIILGIEIVSDRKSSIDKVIIRALVKFIGEMFPFSLVNFIIVLVSGKKQSLHDKAARTYVVYKKVENNYSKKIDPKELFEEMKRRGLRTYSEQLALAEELYGKNRKKARTSASYGWISLVLLIVGLVLFGVFFSRYLSIYREIYTDAFIRDYIHYN comes from the coding sequence ATGACTGTTAGTGGGGTGTTAAGAAGATATTTTGCCTGGCTTATTGATAGTATTATACTTGCCGGATTAACTTTCGGACTGACAATGTTTTTGGAAGCTTTGGGTGTGGGAGTGCCTCTTAATGAATTGGTTCAGGCAATGATCAGAAAAACTGAACAGTCACTTGAGGTAATTAACAGTTTTCAATTGGAAGTTTGGGCCATATACGCGGTATTGTTTTTTATATACGAAATCGTTTTTGTGGCTTCCAGTTTATCCGCCACTCCGGGGAAAATAATCCTTGGCATTGAAATTGTAAGCGACAGGAAAAGCAGCATTGACAAGGTTATTATAAGGGCACTGGTTAAGTTTATAGGTGAAATGTTTCCTTTTTCCCTTGTTAATTTTATTATAGTATTAGTCAGTGGAAAAAAACAGTCATTGCATGACAAAGCTGCAAGAACGTACGTGGTTTACAAAAAGGTTGAGAATAATTATTCAAAAAAAATAGATCCCAAAGAGCTGTTTGAGGAAATGAAAAGAAGGGGACTTAGAACTTACAGTGAGCAATTGGCGTTGGCTGAAGAACTGTATGGCAAAAACAGAAAGAAGGCCAGGACGTCAGCTTCCTATGGATGGATAAGTTTGGTGTTGCTTATTGTTGGATTGGTTTTGTTTGGTGTGTTTTTCTCAAGATATCTTTCAATATACAGAGAAATATATACAGATGCATTTATAAGAGATTATATACACTATAATTAA
- a CDS encoding FmdB family zinc ribbon protein has product MPFYDLKCSKCGHEFNVMAKMSERTEKLIKCPECGSNELDAVFKSVNIIQSRKSEGGECPNIHKCGGCCSH; this is encoded by the coding sequence ATGCCTTTTTATGATTTGAAATGTTCAAAGTGCGGGCATGAGTTTAATGTAATGGCAAAAATGAGCGAACGGACCGAAAAACTGATCAAATGTCCCGAATGCGGCAGCAACGAACTTGATGCTGTATTTAAAAGCGTGAATATTATACAATCCAGAAAATCCGAAGGCGGGGAATGCCCCAATATTCATAAATGCGGAGGATGCTGCAGTCATTAA
- a CDS encoding GerMN domain-containing protein — protein MRRLLCVITVCIMILSFCAGCSDNDRFGLGDNEEASVASSIVLSEADARQIADKSPIRLYFANEDNSKLKLEIRYIPVSETTKSVNHLAEIIVNELIKGPKVAGLKPTIPEGTKLRSAIKIEGDVAIVDFTKEFRDNHPGGKAEERMTIYSVVNSLTELKEINKVKFLIEGKSSPDFKGNFRFNTEFPRSTQLISNKAEPVGTVNSKDAADKKDDSASGDKDTADVSNETENESVETGAQTSDDEEVFVDDSLDGEAQETYQETNDDEKWQETYDEASDEEARQTFSDEFEETYIEYLE, from the coding sequence ATGCGAAGACTTTTGTGTGTTATTACTGTATGCATCATGATATTATCCTTTTGTGCAGGTTGTTCAGATAACGACAGGTTTGGATTGGGAGACAACGAAGAAGCAAGTGTTGCAAGCAGCATTGTGCTAAGTGAGGCTGATGCCCGGCAGATTGCCGACAAATCGCCGATACGTCTTTATTTTGCAAATGAGGATAATTCCAAACTAAAGCTGGAGATAAGATATATACCGGTTAGTGAAACCACCAAAAGTGTAAACCACCTTGCCGAAATAATTGTCAACGAATTGATCAAAGGTCCCAAAGTTGCAGGATTAAAGCCTACAATACCGGAAGGTACCAAACTACGCTCAGCGATAAAGATTGAGGGAGACGTTGCCATTGTCGATTTTACGAAGGAGTTCAGGGATAATCATCCGGGAGGAAAAGCGGAAGAAAGAATGACAATTTACTCGGTTGTAAACTCGTTGACGGAGCTGAAGGAGATAAACAAGGTGAAATTTTTGATAGAAGGAAAGTCGTCTCCTGACTTCAAGGGAAATTTCAGATTTAATACCGAATTTCCAAGAAGTACCCAGCTGATAAGCAATAAGGCGGAACCGGTGGGGACTGTGAACAGCAAGGATGCGGCGGACAAAAAAGATGATTCGGCTTCCGGAGACAAAGATACCGCTGATGTCAGCAATGAGACGGAAAACGAGAGTGTCGAAACGGGAGCCCAAACATCGGATGATGAAGAAGTTTTTGTTGATGATTCCTTAGACGGCGAAGCACAGGAAACTTACCAGGAAACCAACGACGATGAAAAGTGGCAGGAAACTTACGACGAGGCTTCCGATGAAGAGGCCCGGCAGACATTTAGTGATGAATTTGAAGAAACATACATAGAATACCTTGAATAA
- the deoC gene encoding deoxyribose-phosphate aldolase, translating into MDKNTVISMIDHAVLKPEATDNDVLRECEIAARYGVASVCVKPCHVALAREALKDSKVKVSTVIGFPHGSTTTACKVFEAVEAMENGAEELDMVINIGKLLTGDYDYVREDIKRVVSVAHERGVIVKVIIETALLDLNHKVQACKLAEEAGADFVKTSTGFAGKGATLEDICIMRGAVGPNMKLKASGGIKTFEQAAEFVNAGCERLGTSSTAAIAEEIG; encoded by the coding sequence TTGGATAAAAATACAGTAATTTCGATGATTGATCATGCTGTTTTAAAGCCGGAAGCCACGGACAACGATGTTTTAAGAGAATGTGAAATTGCGGCAAGATACGGTGTTGCTTCAGTCTGTGTAAAACCATGCCATGTGGCGTTGGCCCGGGAGGCATTAAAAGACTCAAAGGTAAAAGTAAGTACCGTCATAGGTTTTCCCCACGGTTCAACTACAACTGCCTGCAAAGTGTTTGAGGCGGTGGAAGCCATGGAAAACGGAGCGGAAGAACTGGATATGGTGATAAATATCGGAAAACTTCTGACAGGGGATTATGACTATGTAAGAGAGGATATAAAAAGGGTTGTGTCTGTTGCCCATGAGAGAGGTGTTATTGTAAAGGTTATTATTGAGACGGCTCTTCTTGACCTTAACCACAAGGTGCAGGCATGCAAACTTGCCGAGGAGGCCGGTGCTGATTTTGTGAAGACTTCCACCGGATTTGCCGGCAAAGGGGCAACCCTTGAAGACATATGTATTATGAGAGGCGCTGTGGGACCGAACATGAAGCTTAAGGCATCGGGTGGAATAAAAACTTTTGAACAGGCGGCGGAGTTTGTAAATGCGGGATGTGAAAGACTTGGGACCAGCTCTACTGCCGCTATTGCAGAAGAAATTGGGTAA
- a CDS encoding ribonuclease H-like YkuK family protein, translating to MLPNVAVEFDENSIFRSLGKGNLTFREAFEEIIKFIEADTNSSYRISIGTDSHVGNGTLFVTCIHVHRIGKGAIGFLHKSLMSRPIRNLREKIYMETCMSLQLAYLFDEEKIDRIYKALGKNGKSPTKGVTFEFHIDIGKRGETKALINEMVGMVSGLNFIPKIKPDSYCASCFADRYTKAI from the coding sequence ATGCTGCCGAACGTTGCCGTAGAATTCGATGAAAACAGTATTTTCCGAAGTTTGGGCAAGGGCAACCTTACTTTCAGGGAGGCTTTTGAAGAAATTATAAAGTTTATCGAGGCAGACACCAACAGTTCTTATAGAATTTCCATAGGAACTGATTCCCATGTGGGCAACGGTACTCTTTTTGTCACATGCATTCATGTTCACAGGATTGGAAAAGGGGCTATCGGATTTCTTCACAAAAGTCTGATGTCAAGGCCTATAAGGAATTTACGGGAGAAAATTTACATGGAAACATGTATGAGCCTCCAGCTGGCATATTTGTTTGACGAGGAAAAGATTGACCGTATATACAAAGCTTTGGGGAAAAACGGGAAATCTCCCACCAAAGGTGTGACTTTTGAATTTCATATTGACATAGGAAAAAGAGGAGAGACAAAAGCACTTATAAACGAAATGGTGGGCATGGTAAGCGGACTTAACTTCATCCCTAAAATAAAGCCGGACAGCTATTGTGCCAGTTGCTTTGCGGACAGGTACACCAAAGCCATATAA
- a CDS encoding NAD(P)/FAD-dependent oxidoreductase yields MYDVIIIGKGPAGISASLYTVRANLKTLVIGKGDSALKKAERIENYYGFSEAINGERLLAEGEKQAARLGVEIIESEVISIEKNEFFEVLTSDDRYMAKAVLIATGQPQKKLRIENLEAFEGRGVSYCTTCDGFFYNNLKVGVVGAGDYVVHEAMELLAFTKDITIYTNGNELQVSEKFVEAAKRFRISKKPIYKIDGSEFLQKIFFKDGTSEDIDGLFIAYESPSSVDFARKLGIIVEGNAIVVDKNQQTNLEGLFAAGDCTGGFKQIATAVGQGALAGRKMIEYVRSLETANSPV; encoded by the coding sequence ATGTATGACGTGATAATAATAGGAAAGGGACCTGCAGGGATTTCCGCATCATTGTACACAGTGAGGGCTAACCTTAAAACATTGGTCATAGGAAAGGGAGACAGTGCCCTTAAAAAAGCCGAGAGAATCGAGAATTACTATGGTTTTTCAGAGGCCATAAACGGAGAGCGGCTTTTGGCAGAAGGTGAGAAACAGGCAGCAAGACTGGGAGTAGAGATAATTGAAAGTGAAGTAATCAGTATTGAAAAAAATGAATTTTTTGAAGTTTTGACCTCCGACGACCGTTATATGGCAAAGGCTGTGCTTATAGCCACCGGACAACCTCAGAAAAAGCTGAGAATAGAAAACCTTGAAGCTTTTGAGGGAAGAGGGGTAAGCTATTGCACTACCTGTGACGGCTTTTTCTACAACAACCTCAAGGTGGGAGTTGTGGGCGCCGGAGACTATGTGGTGCATGAGGCCATGGAACTTCTCGCTTTTACGAAAGATATAACAATATACACCAACGGTAATGAACTGCAAGTATCCGAAAAATTTGTTGAGGCGGCAAAAAGATTCAGAATCAGCAAAAAACCCATATACAAGATTGACGGAAGCGAGTTTCTCCAAAAAATCTTTTTCAAAGACGGTACCAGCGAGGATATTGACGGTTTGTTTATAGCGTATGAGAGTCCTTCCAGTGTTGATTTTGCCAGAAAGCTTGGCATAATTGTTGAAGGAAATGCCATTGTGGTTGACAAAAATCAACAGACAAATCTTGAAGGGCTGTTTGCGGCCGGTGACTGCACCGGCGGTTTCAAGCAGATAGCAACAGCCGTGGGGCAGGGAGCTTTGGCCGGCAGGAAAATGATTGAATATGTGAGAAGCCTGGAGACGGCAAACAGTCCCGTTTGA
- the trxB gene encoding thioredoxin-disulfide reductase, which yields MNDAIVKSTMENFDKDVLKSDIPVAVLFYTESCPVCDAFMPIFERTAQKYGKYMKFVKIYRQQNRQLVEDLKIKSSPTVLFYKEGNEVCTRLNGYISNAEFVEAIERVIGDVCKGEKREKVHCDFLILGGGPAGLTAAIYAARAKLHTVVVDEGLIGGQVATTFQVANYPGTNGVVRGIDLMENMKKQALDFGAYIDDLKEISDVNLEGKEKLVTAKDTDYYAKAVLIATGATPRRLPAEGEKEFRGRGVHYCATCDGAMYFDANILVVGGGESAAEEAVFLTRYAKHVTIINRHDYLKASKTAQDEVFRNPNISVVWNSEVRKINGDSFVKSVTIENLKTGKIEEIETDGLFVYIGTQPKTELFAGKVGMNEEGYILTNEDMATNIPGVFAAGDVRAKKVRQIATAVGDGAVAGIMAERYINGKFY from the coding sequence ATGAATGACGCAATAGTTAAATCAACGATGGAGAACTTTGACAAAGATGTGTTAAAAAGTGACATTCCTGTGGCTGTTTTGTTTTATACTGAAAGCTGTCCTGTTTGTGACGCTTTTATGCCCATATTTGAGAGGACGGCTCAAAAATACGGCAAATACATGAAATTTGTTAAGATTTACCGGCAGCAGAACCGTCAACTGGTGGAAGACCTTAAGATAAAGAGCAGTCCGACGGTACTCTTTTATAAAGAAGGCAATGAGGTTTGCACCCGGTTGAACGGCTACATAAGCAACGCAGAGTTTGTGGAAGCCATAGAGAGGGTTATTGGAGATGTTTGTAAAGGAGAGAAGAGGGAAAAGGTACATTGTGATTTTCTGATATTGGGCGGTGGCCCGGCCGGCTTGACTGCTGCGATTTACGCGGCCAGGGCAAAGCTTCATACAGTGGTTGTGGATGAAGGACTCATTGGAGGGCAGGTGGCTACAACCTTCCAGGTCGCAAACTACCCCGGTACAAATGGTGTTGTAAGGGGTATTGACCTGATGGAAAACATGAAAAAGCAGGCGCTGGACTTCGGTGCATATATTGACGACCTCAAAGAGATTTCCGATGTAAATCTGGAGGGAAAGGAAAAACTTGTAACCGCAAAGGATACCGACTATTATGCAAAAGCCGTGCTGATAGCAACCGGAGCAACTCCAAGAAGGCTTCCGGCCGAAGGTGAAAAAGAGTTTAGAGGAAGAGGTGTGCATTATTGTGCCACATGCGACGGTGCCATGTACTTTGATGCCAACATCCTTGTGGTGGGAGGAGGAGAGTCCGCGGCGGAAGAAGCTGTTTTTTTGACTAGATATGCAAAGCATGTTACAATAATAAACAGGCATGATTATTTGAAAGCTTCAAAAACTGCCCAGGATGAGGTGTTCAGGAACCCGAACATCAGTGTTGTATGGAATTCTGAAGTACGAAAGATTAACGGTGACAGTTTCGTAAAAAGTGTTACAATAGAAAACCTTAAAACAGGGAAAATTGAGGAAATAGAGACTGACGGGCTGTTTGTCTATATTGGCACGCAGCCAAAAACGGAGCTTTTTGCCGGCAAGGTCGGTATGAATGAAGAGGGATATATTCTGACGAACGAGGATATGGCGACGAACATTCCGGGAGTTTTTGCCGCCGGAGACGTCCGGGCCAAAAAAGTCCGGCAGATTGCCACTGCTGTCGGAGACGGCGCAGTAGCAGGAATAATGGCAGAAAGATATATTAACGGAAAATTCTATTAA
- a CDS encoding TlpA disulfide reductase family protein, with translation MKKTVNIVIWTAVLVFLIIGAYFVYSRNNSAEYIEDKIAEDTNNDKAAGDNGGTKEENKIMAPDFSLKDLDGNTVKLSDYRGKIVFLNFWASWCGPCTSEMPEFEKVHRQFSKEDDAVILAVNLTDGFRETEEKARKFIADNGYTMKVLLDTTGSAAKDYGIYSIPTTYVINRDGSIVTYMEGARPGKVLLDIYEKLK, from the coding sequence ATGAAGAAAACTGTAAATATCGTAATCTGGACGGCGGTGCTGGTATTCCTCATAATCGGGGCATATTTCGTATACAGCAGGAACAATTCGGCAGAATATATAGAAGATAAAATTGCGGAAGACACAAATAATGACAAAGCTGCAGGTGATAACGGCGGGACCAAAGAGGAAAACAAGATAATGGCACCGGATTTCTCCCTGAAAGACCTTGACGGCAACACGGTAAAGCTGTCGGATTACAGAGGAAAGATTGTGTTTTTGAACTTCTGGGCATCCTGGTGCGGTCCGTGTACATCGGAAATGCCTGAGTTTGAAAAAGTCCACAGGCAGTTTTCAAAAGAAGATGATGCGGTAATTTTGGCGGTAAATCTTACCGACGGCTTCAGAGAAACTGAGGAAAAGGCAAGAAAATTCATAGCCGATAACGGATATACCATGAAAGTGCTCCTGGATACGACGGGAAGTGCTGCGAAGGACTATGGCATATACAGCATTCCCACGACGTATGTCATAAACAGGGATGGAAGTATAGTCACCTATATGGAAGGAGCAAGACCGGGAAAGGTGCTTTTGGATATATATGAAAAGCTAAAATAG
- a CDS encoding cytochrome c biogenesis CcdA family protein: protein MDSSVYVTAFAEGILTFVSPCIFPMLPAYFSYLAGFSDKEDKDGKNKRRLLINSLGFVLGFTIVFTLLGAAATSLGAFLKEHRDVLKIISGIVIIIFGLNFIGILNIGFLNREKRFEYKADSLKFVGSVIFGFCFAFGWTPCISYFLASILALAANSSTMPEGLMLLVVYSLGLGIPFIVSAMIFESIREAFNFIKSNMRIINIISGILLILLGAAMLFNII, encoded by the coding sequence TTGGATAGTTCTGTTTATGTGACGGCTTTTGCAGAAGGTATACTGACTTTTGTTTCGCCTTGTATTTTTCCGATGCTTCCGGCATACTTTTCATACTTGGCCGGATTTAGCGATAAAGAAGATAAAGATGGGAAGAATAAAAGGAGACTTTTGATAAATTCCCTTGGATTTGTACTGGGATTTACAATAGTGTTTACGCTGTTGGGAGCTGCAGCTACTTCTTTGGGAGCATTTCTTAAAGAACACAGAGATGTTTTGAAAATCATAAGTGGTATTGTGATAATCATTTTTGGGCTTAATTTTATCGGCATACTCAACATAGGCTTTTTAAACAGGGAAAAACGGTTTGAGTACAAGGCAGACAGTTTGAAATTCGTTGGTTCGGTTATTTTCGGGTTTTGTTTTGCGTTTGGGTGGACGCCCTGTATAAGCTATTTTTTAGCTTCGATTCTGGCTTTGGCGGCCAATTCTTCCACCATGCCGGAGGGATTGATGCTGCTTGTGGTGTATTCCCTTGGGCTTGGGATACCTTTTATTGTTTCGGCCATGATTTTTGAAAGTATCAGGGAGGCTTTCAATTTTATAAAGTCAAATATGAGAATAATTAATATTATTTCCGGAATTTTACTGATACTTTTGGGAGCTGCAATGCTTTTTAACATAATATAA
- the sleB gene encoding spore cortex-lytic enzyme, producing the protein MRKRVLSIIVIITILSILSSAIVFWEEIYSLYGYSKAALSYYGSTGQEVKNIQYKLAIWKYYNGKIDGIYGYKTYMAVRKFQAKNGLKVDGIAGPETLAALGLPTGQAAKATSAQPSSNRNLDLLAHLVYGEARGEPYIGQVAVAAVVINRTRDSRFPNTIAGVIYQPGAFDAVSDGQINLAPNETAYKAAKDALNGWDPTGGALYYYNPRTATSKWIWSRKIVKVIGKHNFAI; encoded by the coding sequence TTGCGAAAAAGGGTATTATCAATCATTGTAATAATAACAATACTGTCAATTTTAAGTTCAGCCATCGTTTTTTGGGAGGAAATATACAGTTTATACGGTTACAGCAAGGCTGCACTGTCATATTACGGCTCAACCGGGCAGGAAGTTAAAAACATTCAGTACAAGCTTGCAATTTGGAAGTATTACAATGGCAAAATAGACGGAATTTACGGTTACAAGACTTACATGGCGGTCCGCAAATTCCAGGCCAAAAACGGCCTGAAGGTGGACGGAATAGCGGGTCCGGAAACATTGGCGGCTTTGGGACTCCCTACCGGACAAGCTGCCAAAGCAACATCCGCCCAGCCGTCAAGCAACAGGAATCTGGATCTTCTTGCCCACCTCGTTTACGGCGAAGCGCGGGGAGAGCCTTATATCGGACAAGTGGCAGTTGCAGCAGTTGTCATCAACAGGACAAGGGACAGCAGATTTCCCAACACAATAGCCGGTGTTATTTATCAACCCGGCGCATTTGACGCTGTAAGCGACGGACAGATAAACCTTGCACCCAATGAAACTGCGTACAAAGCTGCAAAAGACGCGTTAAACGGCTGGGACCCCACTGGAGGAGCGTTGTATTACTACAACCCCAGAACCGCCACCAGCAAATGGATATGGTCAAGAAAAATCGTAAAGGTAATCGGGAAACACAATTTTGCAATCTAA